One Streptococcus sp. VT 162 genomic window, TATGTCCAATATGTACCATGACCAACTCAATGGCATCAAGTCTGGTTACGCTAAGTTTGAAACCTTCCCAGTCTGGAACCTGCCCCTTCATCATCCAGTCAACTTGGCCTATGAGGCTGCCACCGCAGACCTTGACGATGTCAATATGATTGACCCTTTCCATCTCCAAACCTACGGAGAAACCACTGTCAATTACAACCGTGATATCGAAATTTTCCCAGTGCTCAAACGTATGTTAGAACGCATTCTCGGTGAATCTCCATACGCTTCACCAACAGACATGGGTGTCAACATGGTTGGTTTCGCTATTACAGATGATGAAGCTGCTGTCGAAGCTTCTAAACAAGAAATCATCCGTCGCTACTATCAAACTGTTCTTGATTTTAAAGCTGAAAAAGTCGGAGAAACTGCTGTCAAGAAGATTGAACTTCTCATGAACGACCTCGGCATCACACCTGCAGACCGTAAAGTAGCTGTTGCTGCACGCCAAAAAGCAGAAGAAACTGGTGGCCCTGCCCTAGCCCTTGAATTGCCAAATGGGGAAATCGTGACTGGTAAAAACTCTGAACTCTTTGGTCCTACAGCTGCTGCCTTGATCAATGCTATCAAAAAATCAGCTGACATCGCTAAGGAAGTGAAACTAATCGAGCCTGAAGTCGTCAAACCAATTCAAGGCCTTAAAATCAATCATCTCGGTAGCCGCAATCCTCGCCTCCACTCAAATGAAATTTTGATTGCACTTGCAATCACAGCTATGGAAAATCCTGATGCTGCGCGTGCCATGAAAGAACTTGGGAATCTCAAAGGAAGCGAAGCTCATTCAACCATCATCTTGACCGATGAAGACAAGAACGTCCTTCGCAAGCTAGGTATCAACGTAACCTTTGACCCATTCTACCAATACGATCGCTTGTATCGCAAATAAATAAACAAGGCTGGACAAAAACTCCATTTGAGAGAAAAATCCAGTAAATCTTTACATAATAAAAAAATCAAACGCATAATATCAAGTCTTTTGGACACTTGGTATTATGCGTTTTTATGATTTTCCATTCTCATTTATTTCAATGAAATTGTCAACTCGACAGAGGCTCCTCCTTGGTATAGATTGAGCAGGGTCAGACGACCACCATGCAAGAGAGCTACCTGCTTAGAAAAGGCTAAGCCGATACCATGATGGGGATTAGCTGAATTGCGGCTTTGGTCACTCTGATAAAAGAGCCGTTCCGCTCCTAGCAGCATCTCCTCTGAAAATGCAGGTCCATTGTTCCAGATAGCAAAAACCAACTGGTCCTGCTGCACTGATACCGTTAGCTTGACTTCCTTTTGATTCTGGTCTGCATGTTCAAGCGCATTCAGTAAAATATTGAGCAAAGCTCGCTTGAGATAGTCCAAATGAATGGACAATCTCAAGCTAAGATCACAATCTTCTTGGAGGTAGAAACGATGGCTTTCCTGTTTGCTGAACAGTGCCCAATCATCCTGTAGATAAGCCAAAAAGTCCCCTAAGGAAAGCTGAATGAACTGATTAGAATCAATCTGAAAAGTCTTAGCGTAATCAATCAAAGAGCCACAATACTCTTCCATCTTGTGACTAACCTGCAAAATCTCAGCAGCATAGTCTGCCTGTGGATGGCCTAACTGTGCCAATTCCAAGAGCTCAGCATTCCCCTTAATCACAGTTAGGGGCGTCTTCAAATCGTGCGATGTCGCTGATAGCTGTAAAATCAACTCCTGATTATGCTGCTGCTCTCTTTCTAGAAGACGAGCATTTTCTTGGTGGCTGCTCCGTAAATCGCTATAAACTTCTAGCATTTCCTCAATCCGAAAAAACTGACTTTGATTTTCTTCTAAAAGCTTCTCGCTCTTTAGCATTTTTATTTCCCTGTCGATTTTTCGGAGCAATTTCAAAATATGATAAAAAGTAATCAGCAGCAAGCTCCCCGCCCAAAAGAACAAGGTGAAAAGAACGTGATCACTTCCTTGCGTAAATTCATAGCCTATAAGCACAAAAATCAAAACATGAAAAAATACGATTTTTAAACTGGTTGTCCAGACTAGGCTTTTGAAATTTCGGGTTCTAATTGCCATCTATAGCCTACTCCTCTCACTGTTGCGATTGCTTGCAGCCCTTCTTGTTTGCATTTTTGGCGAATCTGATATACGTATTCTGAGATGGAGCGAAGCTGTGTTTCTGAGCTTTCTGGGTAAAGTAAAGTATGCAGGCGTTCAGCTGAAAAGGTCTGCTTGGGATTGCTAGCTAGTAAATGCAGCAACTTAAACTCTCGCTCTGAAAATTTCAAGACTTTACCAAAATAGGCAACTTCATAGCGCTCTGGATAAAATTGACAAGAAGCAATTTCAGAATATCGCTCCTCCCGTCTTTCCTCCCGCCGAAGATGAGCTCTGACACGCGCCAGCAATTCTTTGGTCCCAAAAGGCTTGACAATATAGTCATCTGCTCCGCGAAAGAGCCCTTCCACCTTGTCCGCCTCTAACTCCTTAGCTGTCAGAAAGATAATTGGACACGAAAGATGAGGACGAATGTAGGAACACAGCTCAAAACCATTAACAGGCTCCATCATCACATCTAGCAAAATCAAGTCATATCCGACAAAATGCGTCAGCTCTAGCTCTTCTATTCGATCAAGCGTCGTCACATCATAAGCATCGAGCTCTAGGACATTTTTCACCAGCTTCAAAATGCTCCGATCGTCATCAACCACCAAAATACGATACTGTCTCATGATTTCCATTATAGCATACCTCTAGCGAACATCTCGTTTCAAGGTCAAGAATATAGCAGAGCTCCAAATCAAAGCTAGCCAGAACAGCTGTATTCCCAACCCTGATAGATCTATCGAATTCTGAAGCCCTTCATACTCAAAAAGATTTAGCGTAGCCAGATCGGGCAGGTACTTTGCTTCTTTGATAAAAGTTGCCAATAAACGGCTAAGACCAATCAAGAGAGGAAATAGCACCGACACCGGCACAACCCAAGATTGAAAGAGCAAAGCGAGGCCAGCAGCTAAAAGAGCCAGAAAAAGATTGCTGAGAAGACCAAAAGAGCTGTAATAGAGGAATTTCCCCAGTAAGGGCCAGCTAAAGTCTAGGTCAAATCGAGCCAGCATAACAAAGAAACAGCTGCCTATCATGACACTGTAGAGAACCAAGAGCAGAACGGCCAGAAAAAGGAATTTCCCAGCCAACCAAGCCTTTCTATTTGATACGGTTAGAAAATTCGTTCGCATCCCAGACTTGACAAACTCCTGGGCAAAATAGAGGGAAGTAAAGATGACGATGACAGGCTGCGCCAGATAGAGAGCATGCAAAGCTTCACTCAGAGCCTTTGTCTGGCCAACTGCTGTCTGACTGTAGTCAAGATTCATCAGAAAAAAAGGAACGACTACCAGAGCCACAAATGCGGCACCAAGAACGAGATAGTAAGAACGAAACTTAATCCATTCACTTTTAAGCAGAGCTTTTATCATCAGTAGCGTCCTCCTAAATCCGTCTTCAAAAAGCGCAGAGAGGCCATGACGCCGATGACTAGCAACCATACGCTTAGTATCAAGAGTCCTTGCAAGGGATTGTTGGCATATTGGGAAGTTGGCGTTGCAGCAAACAACTCTACTGCTGGCTGTGGCAAATATGCCCCCCAACTCGTATGAGCTGCCAGGTAGTTTCCCAGATTATAGAGCTGGGGCACAAGAAAGAGTAAGGGAAGCAACATCGTCCGCCCAAGCAATCCCAATAAAAAGGACAAGAGACCTAGCAATGCAGTAGCTAGTGCCTTCCATAAAAGATGACTCCAGGCAGCTTGATTAAGTAAAATTGGATGTAGCCCTTCTTTTCCTAAAGCCAAGTGCATGACAATATAGCTCAAATAAATGGATAACAAGCTAATGATGAGTGAAAACAAACCAAAGGTCAATATTTTCCCCATAAGTAGCTTCAAGCGGTTATTACAAGCCAATAGACTGGTTCGCAAGCTATGAGACTGAAATTCTGTTGCTCCCAAAATTCCAGCTAAGATGACTAAAACCATACCACCCATAGAAGCGCAATTAAGACCTAGATATTCAAGCGGATCAATAGCTTCTGCCAGACCGGGAACCGTCTCAGGTGTGGCACCCAATCCGACAGATAAATACTGACGTCCCTCTAGCCATGACACAACAGGTACCAATAACACCATAAAGACCACACTTACCCTGAAAGCCTTGGTTGATTGGATTTTCAACCACTCTGAATGCAATAAGGACATCGTCTCTTTCATCTTAAACCTCCTCTGTTAAGTCGAAGAAGAGCTCTTCTAAACTATCTGTTCCTTGTAATACATCTTCTAGCGTTCCCTGTTCGATAATTTGCCCATGATGAATCAAGACTACATCATCTGTTACCATTTGTACCTCAGATAGGATATGAGAGGATAGAAGGACGGTTTTCCCAAAATCAGCCTGCTGGCGAATGAACCTTCTAAACCACTTAATCCCACTTGGATCCAGTCCATTGGTCGGCTCATCTAATATTAAAAACTGGGGATCACCTAGTAAAGCTACTGCCAACCCCAGGCGCTGCCCCTCTCCTAGAGACAGGCTTGATAAGAAATCCTTTTTCTTATGAGCGATCCCAGTCATATCCAATACCTCATCAATCCGAAACTTCGGAATAGCATTACTTGCAGCAATAATATGCAGATGGTCGTAAACCTTTCTATTTGGCAGACCTCCAATACCGTCAAAAGCTGCACCTACTGTTTTGAGAGGATAAATCATTGACTGATAGGTTTGTCCATCAAAAGTCGCAGTTCCTGCTGTCGCCCGATCTAAGCCCAAGAGAATCCTCAAGGTCGAGCTTTTTCCTGCACCATTATGTCCTAGGAAAGCCGTAATGCGACCACTCCTAGCTGTAAAAGAAATATCCTTTAAAATTTGCTTGTCTCCATATTTTTTAGAAACACGATCAATTTTTACAATATGTTCCATACTGAACTCCTTTATCTTTATTTTCTCCAGTATACCCAATCTAGTTCAGAATTAGTTCAGAGATTAAACAGAAATTTCAGAAAAAGTTGGTCCACTTTTCAAAAGTCACCTGAGTTCCACTAGAAAAACTAAACTTTTCTTTCACAAGGTATTCTTCTCTCCATTCTTTCTTTATAATTCTGAGGTTTATGTATAGAGACTTTATTATCATTCTAGTACCAAAAAGTCATTTATCAAACTCCATCAACAGCACCCTTTATGTTATAATGAAAGAAGAAAACTGAAAGGATTTACCATGTCAAAAGAAGTTATTGTTGAAAGTTTTGAACTTGACCACACCATTGTTAAAGCACCTTATGTTCGCTTGATTGGGGAAGAAACAGGGCCAAAAGGAGATGTCATCTCCAACTTTGATATTCGCTTGGTACAGCCAAATGAAGACTCTATCCCTACTGCTGGGCTTCACACTATTGAGCACCTCTTAGCCAAGCTCATCCGTACCCGCATTGACGGTATGATTGACTGTTCGCCATTTGGTTGTCGTACAGGCTTCCACATGATTATGTGGGGACGCCATACCAGTGCTGAAATTGCAGCCGTTATCAAGGATTCGCTCAAGGAAATTGCTGAAACCACTACTTGGGAAGATGTCCCTGGAACAACCATCGAATCTTGCGGAAACTACAAGGACCACAGCCTCTTTTCTGCTAAAGAATGGGCAAAACTCATCCTGGAACAAGGAATTTCAGATGATGCCTTTGAGCGCCATGTCATCTAAACACAAAAAGGAACCAGCTTTTAGCTAGTTCCTTCTTTTTTTATTCTCAAAATCGTAAGTTAGGCTTTTTCACGAATGACCAAAACGCCATCTTCCATATCTGCTTCCAAATGTTTAGCATCTAGATGATCCAAGTGGAAGTCTGTCACCTTATCACGAATTTGTTGTTCAACCACGCGACGGAGAGGACGAACACCCATAACTTCGTCATAACCTTCTTCTGTGATAAAGTCCTTAGCTGCTTGGCTGACTTCCAAATCAATGTCTTTCTTAGCCAAGGTTTGGTTGACTTCCGCCAACATCAGGTCTACAATCTTAGAAAGGTCTTCCTTATTCAAGTGTGAGAACTCGATAAC contains:
- a CDS encoding histidine kinase, producing MAIRTRNFKSLVWTTSLKIVFFHVLIFVLIGYEFTQGSDHVLFTLFFWAGSLLLITFYHILKLLRKIDREIKMLKSEKLLEENQSQFFRIEEMLEVYSDLRSSHQENARLLEREQQHNQELILQLSATSHDLKTPLTVIKGNAELLELAQLGHPQADYAAEILQVSHKMEEYCGSLIDYAKTFQIDSNQFIQLSLGDFLAYLQDDWALFSKQESHRFYLQEDCDLSLRLSIHLDYLKRALLNILLNALEHADQNQKEVKLTVSVQQDQLVFAIWNNGPAFSEEMLLGAERLFYQSDQSRNSANPHHGIGLAFSKQVALLHGGRLTLLNLYQGGASVELTISLK
- a CDS encoding chemotaxis protein CheY, whose protein sequence is MEIMRQYRILVVDDDRSILKLVKNVLELDAYDVTTLDRIEELELTHFVGYDLILLDVMMEPVNGFELCSYIRPHLSCPIIFLTAKELEADKVEGLFRGADDYIVKPFGTKELLARVRAHLRREERREERYSEIASCQFYPERYEVAYFGKVLKFSEREFKLLHLLASNPKQTFSAERLHTLLYPESSETQLRSISEYVYQIRQKCKQEGLQAIATVRGVGYRWQLEPEISKA
- a CDS encoding lantibiotic ABC transporter permease → MIKALLKSEWIKFRSYYLVLGAAFVALVVVPFFLMNLDYSQTAVGQTKALSEALHALYLAQPVIVIFTSLYFAQEFVKSGMRTNFLTVSNRKAWLAGKFLFLAVLLLVLYSVMIGSCFFVMLARFDLDFSWPLLGKFLYYSSFGLLSNLFLALLAAGLALLFQSWVVPVSVLFPLLIGLSRLLATFIKEAKYLPDLATLNLFEYEGLQNSIDLSGLGIQLFWLALIWSSAIFLTLKRDVR
- a CDS encoding lantibiotic ABC transporter permease; the protein is MKETMSLLHSEWLKIQSTKAFRVSVVFMVLLVPVVSWLEGRQYLSVGLGATPETVPGLAEAIDPLEYLGLNCASMGGMVLVILAGILGATEFQSHSLRTSLLACNNRLKLLMGKILTFGLFSLIISLLSIYLSYIVMHLALGKEGLHPILLNQAAWSHLLWKALATALLGLLSFLLGLLGRTMLLPLLFLVPQLYNLGNYLAAHTSWGAYLPQPAVELFAATPTSQYANNPLQGLLILSVWLLVIGVMASLRFLKTDLGGRY
- a CDS encoding ABC transporter — its product is MEHIVKIDRVSKKYGDKQILKDISFTARSGRITAFLGHNGAGKSSTLRILLGLDRATAGTATFDGQTYQSMIYPLKTVGAAFDGIGGLPNRKVYDHLHIIAASNAIPKFRIDEVLDMTGIAHKKKDFLSSLSLGEGQRLGLAVALLGDPQFLILDEPTNGLDPSGIKWFRRFIRQQADFGKTVLLSSHILSEVQMVTDDVVLIHHGQIIEQGTLEDVLQGTDSLEELFFDLTEEV
- a CDS encoding S-ribosylhomocysteinase; the encoded protein is MSKEVIVESFELDHTIVKAPYVRLIGEETGPKGDVISNFDIRLVQPNEDSIPTAGLHTIEHLLAKLIRTRIDGMIDCSPFGCRTGFHMIMWGRHTSAEIAAVIKDSLKEIAETTTWEDVPGTTIESCGNYKDHSLFSAKEWAKLILEQGISDDAFERHVI